Proteins encoded by one window of Martelella endophytica:
- the argC gene encoding N-acetyl-gamma-glutamyl-phosphate reductase, producing MAAKIFIDGEHGTTGLQIRSRMESRRDVELLSIPHEERRNPQMREDLLNSADIAILCLPDAASKEAVTMLAGNNGVRIIDTSTAYRVDPDWAYGFAEMDKAQAGRIRSARYVANPGCYPTGAISLIRPLRAAGIIPDDYPVTINAVSGYTGGGKNLIAQMEDEGREDHIDAPHFLYGLSLEHKHVPEMTTHGLLPRPPIFSPSVGRFAQGMLVQVPLYLDDLSGSQTQETIHAALADFYAGQDIVQVVPLASSAALPRVNAEELAGQDIMKLFVFGNGRHVNLVAQLDNLGKGASGAAVQNMDLMLSA from the coding sequence ATGGCAGCGAAGATCTTCATCGACGGCGAACACGGCACAACCGGGCTGCAGATCCGCAGTCGCATGGAAAGCCGCCGCGATGTCGAATTGCTGTCGATCCCGCATGAGGAACGGCGCAATCCGCAGATGCGGGAAGACCTACTCAACAGCGCCGATATCGCAATCCTCTGCCTGCCCGATGCTGCCTCGAAGGAAGCCGTCACCATGCTTGCCGGCAATAACGGCGTGCGCATCATCGACACCTCCACGGCCTACCGCGTCGACCCCGACTGGGCCTACGGCTTTGCTGAGATGGACAAGGCGCAGGCCGGTCGCATCCGCTCCGCCCGCTATGTCGCCAATCCCGGCTGCTATCCGACCGGCGCCATCAGCCTGATCCGGCCGCTGCGGGCAGCAGGCATCATTCCCGACGACTATCCGGTGACGATCAATGCCGTCTCCGGCTATACCGGCGGCGGCAAGAACCTGATTGCGCAGATGGAGGATGAGGGCCGCGAGGACCATATCGACGCGCCGCATTTCCTCTACGGCCTCAGCCTCGAGCACAAGCACGTGCCGGAGATGACGACCCACGGCCTGCTGCCGCGGCCGCCGATCTTCTCGCCCTCCGTCGGACGCTTCGCCCAGGGCATGCTGGTCCAGGTGCCGCTCTATCTCGATGACCTCAGCGGCAGCCAGACGCAGGAAACCATCCACGCTGCGCTTGCCGATTTCTATGCTGGTCAGGACATCGTTCAGGTCGTGCCGCTCGCGTCCAGCGCAGCACTCCCGCGCGTCAACGCCGAAGAGCTCGCCGGCCAGGACATCATGAAGCTCTTCGTCTTCGGCAACGGCCGCCACGTCAATCTCGTGGCGCAGCTCGACAATCTCGGCAAGGGTGCATCGGGTGCCGCGGTACAGAACATGGATCTGATGCTCTCCGCCTGA
- a CDS encoding glutathione S-transferase family protein: MEDLHFYTNPQSRGCIIRWMLEETGVPYETHLLAYGSAMKAPDYLAINRMGKVPAIRHGEAIVTEVAAICTYLAETFPQAGLAPTPGERADCYRWMFFAAGPLEELVTNKELGFEVPPKRQGMMGYGRAEDVAETLEEVLTGRPYICGEHFRAADIYFSSQLIWCFNSGAIEKRPVFEAYADRVSDRPALKRATRLDEEALARMKASAA; the protein is encoded by the coding sequence ATGGAGGACTTGCACTTTTACACCAACCCGCAGTCGCGTGGTTGCATCATCCGCTGGATGCTTGAGGAAACTGGCGTTCCATACGAAACGCATCTCCTGGCATACGGCAGCGCGATGAAGGCGCCGGATTATCTTGCGATCAACCGCATGGGAAAGGTGCCAGCCATCCGCCACGGCGAGGCGATTGTCACCGAAGTCGCCGCTATCTGCACCTATCTGGCCGAGACCTTCCCGCAAGCAGGACTTGCTCCGACGCCGGGCGAAAGAGCCGATTGTTATCGGTGGATGTTCTTCGCCGCCGGTCCGCTCGAGGAGCTCGTCACCAACAAGGAGCTGGGCTTCGAGGTCCCGCCGAAGCGCCAGGGCATGATGGGATACGGCCGGGCCGAAGATGTGGCGGAAACTCTGGAAGAGGTGCTGACCGGCAGGCCTTATATCTGTGGGGAGCACTTCCGCGCCGCCGACATCTATTTCAGCTCCCAGCTGATCTGGTGCTTCAATTCCGGCGCCATCGAAAAACGCCCGGTTTTCGAGGCCTATGCCGACCGCGTCTCCGACCGCCCCGCCCTCAAGCGCGCGACCCGCCTTGACGAAGAGGCTTTGGCGAGAATGAAGGCCAGTGCCGCCTGA
- a CDS encoding DODA-type extradiol aromatic ring-opening family dioxygenase: MSEVSAMSTQSRLPVFFIPHGGGPWPFMHGPEGILPDNDPWKELEVFLKGFDKALGRRPKAVLVISAHWEKVDQLTVSTAAHPGMLFDYYGFPKHTFELSYPAPGAPEVGEHVRDVVAKAGIETKSDSERGFDHGVFIPFMMMYPDADVPIAMMSLDPDLSAETHFRIGEALQSLRDEDILIVASGLSYHNMRMFYREDPEHAAAATRFDAWLKEALAIEDPAQRNARLATWTENPDALACHVPDHDHLVPVFAAAGAAGADTGQQIFRGNFRGKPYSAYRFG, translated from the coding sequence ATGAGCGAGGTTTCAGCCATGTCGACGCAATCGCGACTTCCGGTCTTCTTCATCCCCCATGGGGGCGGCCCCTGGCCGTTCATGCATGGTCCGGAGGGCATCCTTCCGGACAACGATCCGTGGAAGGAACTCGAAGTCTTCCTCAAGGGCTTCGACAAGGCGCTCGGCCGCCGGCCGAAGGCTGTGTTGGTCATTTCCGCTCATTGGGAGAAGGTCGATCAGCTGACCGTATCGACGGCGGCCCATCCGGGCATGCTCTTCGACTATTACGGTTTTCCCAAGCATACGTTCGAACTCTCCTACCCCGCCCCGGGCGCTCCGGAGGTTGGCGAACATGTGCGGGACGTGGTGGCGAAGGCAGGCATCGAGACGAAGAGCGATTCCGAGCGCGGTTTCGACCACGGCGTCTTCATCCCGTTCATGATGATGTATCCGGATGCCGACGTGCCGATCGCGATGATGTCGCTCGATCCGGATCTCTCTGCCGAAACCCATTTCCGCATCGGTGAGGCCCTGCAGTCCCTGCGCGACGAAGATATTCTGATCGTCGCATCGGGATTGTCCTACCACAATATGCGGATGTTCTACCGCGAGGATCCCGAGCATGCCGCAGCGGCGACCCGTTTCGATGCGTGGCTGAAGGAAGCACTCGCGATCGAGGACCCGGCGCAGCGCAACGCCCGACTTGCGACCTGGACCGAAAATCCGGACGCACTGGCCTGCCACGTGCCCGACCATGACCACCTTGTTCCGGTCTTCGCCGCGGCCGGCGCGGCCGGCGCCGATACCGGCCAGCAGATCTTCCGCGGCAATTTCCGTGGCAAGCCCTACTCGGCCTATCGATTCGGCTGA
- a CDS encoding DUF2842 domain-containing protein produces MPVRLRKFIGTIAIVSLVIVYALTATILATLILDNRPWWAALLYFTFTGVLWIVPAMFIIKWMAGPPVNRR; encoded by the coding sequence GTGCCAGTCAGATTGCGCAAATTTATCGGGACGATAGCCATCGTCAGCCTGGTCATCGTCTATGCACTGACGGCCACCATCCTCGCAACCCTCATCCTCGACAACCGGCCTTGGTGGGCTGCGCTGCTCTATTTCACCTTCACCGGCGTGCTGTGGATCGTTCCCGCCATGTTCATCATCAAATGGATGGCCGGACCGCCGGTCAATCGGCGCTGA
- the metH gene encoding methionine synthase yields the protein MFDELFGEEAPKRDGKEIRAALTKAARERILILDGAMGTQIQGLGFDEDHFRGDRFIGCACHQQGNNDLLILSQPKAVEDIHFAYAMAGADIIETNTFSGTRIAQADYQMENIVYDLNRDGARVARRAALRAEKEDGRRRFVAGAVGPTNRTASISPDVNNPGYRAVTFDQLRDAYREQINGLIDGGSDLILIETIFDTLNAKAAVFAARQAFREKGIELPLMISGTITDLSGRTLSGQTPTAFWNSISHANPFTIGLNCALGADAMLPHLQELSGAADTFICAYPNAGLPNEFGAYDQDAEQMAELIRPFAAQGLVNIVGGCCGSTPEHISEISRVVGEYEPRDVPEHRSVMSLSGLEPFTLTKDIPFVNVGERTNVTGSAKFRKLITNADYAAALDVARDQVEAGAQIIDINMDEGLIDSQKAMVEYLNLLAAEPDISRVPLMIDSSKWEIIEAGLKCTQGKALVNSISLKEGEEQFIEKAQLIRDYGAATVVMAFDETGQADTYERKVEICSRAYKILTEKVGFPPEDIVFDPNIFAVATGIEEHNNYGVDFIEATKTIRERLPYAHISGGVSNLSFSFRGNEPVRQAMHAVFLYHAIQAGMDMGIVNAGQLIVYETIDPELREACEDVVLNRRDDATERLLEIAERFRGTGKTEERKQDLAWREWPVEKRLEHALVNGITEYIEADVEEARQAAARPLHVIEGPLMAGMNVVGDLFGAGKMFLPQVVKSARVMKQGVAVLLPYMEEEKRLSGAEAAGSNGKIIMATVKGDVHDIGKNIVGVVLACNNYEIIDLGVMVPSEKILAAAKEHKADIIGLSGLITPSLDEMVHVAAEMERQGFDIPLLIGGATTSRTHTAVKIHPAYEKGQAIYVTDASRAVGVVSNLLTPEAKDGYVAGIREEYVKVADAHRRAEAAKNRLPLPAARANGVKVDWSAYEPHRPSFLGTKVFEDYDLAELANYIDWTPFFQTWELKGRYPNILDDEKQGETARQLFADAQAMLEKIIDEKWFRPRAVIGFWPANAVGDDIRLFADENRKDACATFFTLRQQLSKRGDRPNVALSDFVAPEDTGKGDYVGGFVVTAGIEEIAIAERFERANDDYSSIMVKALADRFAEAFAERMHERVRREFWGYAPNENFSNAELVGEAYGGIRPAPGYPAQPDHTEKKTLFELLDATNATGVELTESYAMWPGSSVSGIYIGHPDSYYFGVAKVERDQVEDYARRKGMDVGEVERWLGPVLNYIPGNDEKVDDAA from the coding sequence ATGTTTGACGAACTGTTCGGGGAAGAAGCACCGAAGCGCGATGGCAAGGAGATCCGCGCCGCGCTGACGAAGGCCGCGCGTGAGCGCATTCTGATCCTCGACGGCGCCATGGGCACGCAGATCCAGGGGCTCGGCTTCGACGAGGACCATTTTCGCGGCGACCGTTTCATCGGCTGTGCCTGTCATCAGCAGGGCAACAACGACCTTCTGATCCTGTCTCAGCCGAAGGCGGTGGAGGACATCCACTTTGCCTATGCGATGGCCGGCGCCGATATCATCGAGACCAACACCTTTTCCGGCACGCGCATCGCGCAGGCCGACTATCAGATGGAGAACATCGTCTACGACCTCAACCGCGACGGTGCCCGCGTGGCGCGCCGCGCGGCGCTGAGGGCGGAGAAGGAAGATGGCCGCCGTCGGTTCGTGGCCGGTGCCGTGGGTCCGACAAACCGCACGGCGTCGATCTCGCCGGACGTGAACAATCCCGGCTATCGTGCTGTTACTTTTGATCAATTGCGCGACGCTTATCGCGAGCAGATCAACGGGCTCATCGATGGTGGCTCCGATCTCATCCTGATCGAGACGATCTTCGACACGCTGAATGCCAAGGCCGCCGTCTTCGCTGCGCGTCAGGCTTTCCGCGAGAAGGGCATCGAGCTGCCGCTGATGATTTCCGGCACGATCACCGACCTTTCCGGCCGGACGCTGTCGGGCCAGACGCCGACGGCGTTCTGGAACTCGATCTCGCATGCGAACCCGTTCACCATTGGTCTCAATTGCGCGCTTGGCGCCGATGCGATGCTGCCGCATCTGCAGGAACTCTCCGGTGCTGCGGACACGTTCATTTGCGCCTATCCGAATGCCGGCCTGCCGAACGAATTCGGCGCCTATGACCAGGATGCCGAGCAGATGGCCGAGCTCATCCGGCCGTTCGCGGCCCAGGGGCTGGTCAACATCGTCGGCGGCTGCTGCGGCTCGACGCCGGAGCACATTTCCGAGATCAGCAGGGTCGTGGGTGAATATGAGCCCCGCGACGTGCCGGAGCACCGTTCGGTCATGTCGCTCTCGGGCCTCGAGCCGTTCACGTTGACGAAGGACATTCCCTTCGTCAACGTCGGCGAACGCACCAACGTCACGGGCTCGGCCAAGTTCCGCAAGCTGATCACCAATGCCGATTATGCCGCGGCGCTCGATGTCGCGCGCGATCAGGTGGAGGCCGGCGCGCAGATCATCGACATCAACATGGACGAGGGGCTGATCGACTCGCAGAAGGCGATGGTCGAGTATTTGAACCTGCTCGCCGCCGAACCGGATATCTCTCGCGTGCCGCTGATGATCGATTCCTCGAAGTGGGAGATCATCGAGGCCGGTCTGAAGTGCACCCAGGGCAAGGCGCTGGTGAACTCGATCTCGCTGAAGGAAGGCGAAGAGCAGTTCATCGAGAAGGCGCAGCTGATCCGCGACTATGGTGCTGCCACTGTCGTGATGGCCTTCGACGAAACCGGCCAGGCCGATACCTATGAGCGCAAGGTCGAAATCTGCTCCCGTGCCTACAAGATTCTCACGGAGAAGGTCGGCTTTCCGCCGGAAGACATTGTTTTCGATCCGAATATCTTTGCTGTCGCGACCGGGATCGAGGAGCACAACAATTACGGTGTCGACTTCATCGAGGCGACGAAGACGATCCGCGAGAGACTGCCTTACGCGCATATCTCGGGTGGTGTCTCGAACCTCTCCTTCTCCTTCCGCGGCAACGAGCCTGTGCGTCAGGCCATGCATGCCGTGTTCCTCTACCACGCCATTCAGGCGGGCATGGACATGGGCATCGTCAATGCCGGCCAGCTGATCGTCTATGAGACCATCGATCCGGAACTGCGCGAGGCCTGCGAGGACGTGGTGCTGAACCGCCGCGATGACGCGACCGAGCGGCTGCTCGAGATTGCCGAGCGCTTCCGGGGCACCGGCAAGACCGAGGAGCGCAAGCAGGATCTCGCCTGGCGCGAATGGCCGGTCGAGAAGCGGCTGGAGCATGCGCTGGTGAACGGCATCACCGAATATATCGAGGCTGATGTCGAAGAAGCGCGTCAGGCTGCGGCGCGGCCGCTGCACGTTATCGAAGGGCCGCTGATGGCCGGCATGAACGTCGTTGGCGATCTCTTCGGCGCCGGCAAGATGTTCCTGCCGCAGGTGGTCAAGTCCGCTCGCGTGATGAAGCAGGGTGTCGCGGTGCTGCTGCCCTACATGGAAGAGGAAAAGCGCCTCAGCGGCGCGGAAGCTGCCGGCTCCAACGGCAAGATCATCATGGCCACCGTGAAGGGCGACGTGCACGATATCGGCAAGAACATCGTCGGCGTCGTGCTGGCCTGCAACAATTACGAGATCATCGACCTCGGCGTGATGGTGCCGTCGGAAAAGATCCTGGCGGCGGCGAAGGAGCACAAGGCGGATATCATCGGGCTTTCCGGCCTGATCACGCCGTCGCTCGACGAGATGGTCCATGTCGCCGCCGAAATGGAGCGCCAGGGCTTCGATATTCCGCTGCTGATCGGTGGGGCGACCACCAGCCGCACACACACGGCGGTGAAGATCCACCCGGCCTATGAGAAGGGCCAGGCGATCTACGTTACCGATGCCAGCCGCGCCGTCGGCGTCGTCAGCAATCTGCTGACGCCCGAGGCCAAGGACGGCTATGTCGCCGGTATCCGCGAGGAATACGTCAAGGTTGCCGATGCGCATCGCCGAGCGGAAGCCGCAAAGAACCGCCTGCCGCTGCCGGCCGCCCGCGCCAACGGGGTCAAGGTCGACTGGTCGGCCTATGAGCCGCACCGTCCTTCCTTCCTCGGCACGAAGGTGTTCGAGGACTATGACCTTGCGGAGCTCGCAAACTACATCGACTGGACGCCGTTCTTCCAGACCTGGGAGCTGAAGGGACGCTATCCCAACATTCTCGACGACGAGAAGCAGGGCGAGACCGCCCGCCAGCTCTTTGCCGATGCCCAGGCGATGCTAGAGAAGATCATCGACGAGAAGTGGTTCCGCCCGCGCGCGGTCATCGGCTTCTGGCCGGCGAACGCCGTCGGCGACGATATCCGCCTGTTCGCCGACGAGAACCGCAAGGACGCGTGCGCAACCTTCTTCACGCTGCGCCAGCAGCTGTCCAAGCGTGGCGATCGTCCGAATGTCGCGCTGTCGGATTTCGTCGCGCCCGAGGATACGGGCAAGGGCGATTATGTCGGCGGCTTCGTCGTTACGGCCGGCATCGAGGAGATCGCGATTGCAGAGCGTTTCGAGCGCGCCAATGACGATTATTCGTCGATCATGGTCAAGGCGCTCGCCGACCGCTTCGCCGAGGCCTTTGCCGAACGCATGCATGAGCGCGTGCGCCGCGAATTCTGGGGCTACGCGCCGAACGAGAATTTTTCCAATGCCGAACTCGTGGGCGAGGCCTATGGCGGTATCCGTCCTGCACCCGGCTATCCGGCGCAGCCGGACCACACCGAGAAGAAGACGCTGTTCGAGCTGCTGGACGCCACCAACGCGACCGGCGTCGAGCTGACGGAGAGCTATGCGATGTGGCCGGGCTCGTCGGTTTCCGGCATCTATATCGGCCACCCGGACAGCTATTACTTCGGCGTTGCGAAGGTCGAGCGCGATCAGGTCGAAGACTATGCCCGCCGCAAGGGCATGGATGTCGGGGAGGTCGAGCGCTGGCTCGGCCCGGTTCTGAACTACATTCCCGGCAATGACGAAAAGGTCGATGACGCCGCCTGA
- a CDS encoding NADP-dependent isocitrate dehydrogenase, which translates to MTKIKVANPVVDLDGDEMTRIIWQLIKDKLILPYLDLPIEYYDLSVQNRDATDDQVTVDAANAIKKHGVGIKCATITPDEARVEEFSLKKMWRSPNGTIRNILGGVIFREPIIMQNVPRLVPGWTQPIIVGRHAFGDQYRATDFRFPGKGKLTIKFVGEDGQEIEHEVFDAPSSGVAMAMYNLDDSIRDFARASFNYALGRGVPCYLSTKNTILKAYDGRFKDLFQEVFDAEFKDKYEAKKIWYEHRLIDDMVAASLKWSGGYVWACKNYDGDVQSDIVAQGFGSLGLMTSVLMTPDGSVVEAEAAHGTVTRHYRQHQKGQETSTNSIASIFAWTRGLAHRAKLDDNSELATFAATLEKVCIDTVESGHMTKDLALLIGPDQPWLSTTAFLDKIDENLKNAMAA; encoded by the coding sequence ATGACGAAGATCAAGGTGGCAAATCCGGTTGTCGATCTCGACGGCGATGAAATGACGCGCATCATCTGGCAGCTCATCAAGGACAAGCTCATCCTGCCGTATCTCGATCTGCCGATCGAATACTACGACCTCTCGGTGCAGAACCGCGATGCCACCGACGACCAGGTGACGGTCGATGCCGCCAACGCCATCAAGAAGCACGGCGTCGGCATCAAGTGCGCGACGATCACCCCGGACGAGGCCCGCGTCGAGGAATTCTCGCTGAAGAAGATGTGGCGCTCGCCGAACGGCACGATCCGCAACATCCTCGGCGGCGTGATCTTCCGTGAGCCGATCATCATGCAGAACGTGCCGCGCCTCGTTCCCGGCTGGACCCAGCCGATCATCGTCGGCCGTCACGCCTTCGGCGACCAGTACCGCGCCACCGACTTCCGCTTCCCGGGCAAGGGCAAGCTGACGATCAAGTTCGTCGGCGAGGACGGCCAGGAAATCGAGCACGAAGTCTTCGACGCCCCCTCCTCCGGCGTTGCCATGGCGATGTATAACCTCGACGATTCGATCCGCGACTTCGCCCGCGCCTCGTTCAACTATGCTCTCGGCCGTGGCGTTCCCTGCTACCTGTCGACCAAGAACACGATCCTGAAGGCCTATGATGGCCGCTTCAAGGATCTGTTCCAGGAAGTCTTCGACGCCGAGTTCAAGGACAAGTACGAAGCCAAGAAGATCTGGTACGAGCACCGCCTGATCGACGACATGGTCGCTGCCTCGCTGAAGTGGTCCGGCGGTTATGTCTGGGCCTGCAAGAACTATGACGGCGACGTCCAGTCCGACATCGTTGCCCAGGGCTTCGGCTCGCTCGGCCTGATGACCTCGGTTCTGATGACGCCGGATGGCAGCGTCGTGGAAGCCGAAGCCGCGCACGGCACGGTGACCCGCCACTACCGCCAGCACCAGAAGGGTCAGGAAACCTCGACCAACTCGATCGCCTCGATCTTCGCCTGGACCCGTGGCCTCGCCCACCGCGCCAAGCTCGACGACAATTCAGAACTCGCGACCTTTGCCGCGACTCTGGAAAAGGTCTGCATCGACACCGTCGAGAGCGGCCACATGACGAAGGACCTGGCGCTGCTGATCGGCCCCGACCAGCCGTGGCTGTCGACCACCGCCTTCCTCGACAAGATCGACGAGAACCTCAAGAACGCCATGGCTGCCTGA
- a CDS encoding COX15/CtaA family protein, which yields MAFGRSPAWTEKEQRLNAALVRNWLYFVVLVLFCLVLVGGATRLTHSGLSITQWKPLHGVIPPLNLAQWQEEFELYKRIPEYQLLNKGMTLSEFQGLFWWEWAHRLLARTVGLIFAVPLCYFWLSGRLSKGLGWPLLGVLALGGLQGFIGWWMVSSGLSDRTDVSQYRLAVHLIMACLIIASSVYIGRGLKPRRHEDAPTAVSHALAVLLILAAFVQIYLGALVAGLDAGLSYNTWPLMDGALVPNDLLLQQPAWLNFFENPKTVQFAHRCGGYVLLLIALAHYLVEWRGAVSRGLDLELSQHARGALLILIAILLQAVLGIITLVTQMPLGLALAHQAGAIIVLILVTGHLRGYRPPMIEVD from the coding sequence ATGGCTTTCGGTAGATCCCCTGCATGGACGGAGAAGGAGCAGCGCTTGAATGCCGCTCTCGTTCGCAACTGGCTCTATTTCGTGGTGCTGGTGCTGTTCTGTCTTGTGCTGGTGGGCGGCGCAACGCGGCTGACCCATTCCGGCCTGTCGATCACCCAGTGGAAGCCGCTGCACGGCGTTATCCCGCCGCTCAATCTTGCCCAGTGGCAGGAGGAGTTCGAACTCTACAAGCGCATCCCTGAATATCAGTTGCTGAACAAGGGGATGACGCTCTCCGAATTCCAGGGGCTGTTCTGGTGGGAGTGGGCGCACCGGCTTCTGGCGCGCACCGTCGGGCTGATCTTCGCCGTGCCGCTTTGCTATTTCTGGCTCTCCGGCCGGCTTTCCAAGGGCCTTGGCTGGCCGCTACTGGGCGTGCTGGCGCTTGGCGGCCTGCAGGGGTTCATCGGCTGGTGGATGGTATCCTCGGGCCTTTCCGACCGCACAGACGTCAGCCAGTACCGGCTCGCCGTCCATCTCATCATGGCCTGTCTGATCATCGCCTCATCGGTCTATATCGGCCGGGGCCTGAAGCCGCGACGACATGAGGATGCGCCGACGGCGGTCTCGCATGCGCTGGCGGTGTTGCTTATCCTGGCTGCCTTCGTGCAGATCTATCTCGGTGCGCTCGTCGCCGGGCTCGATGCCGGCCTCTCTTACAACACCTGGCCGCTGATGGACGGCGCTCTGGTGCCGAATGACCTGTTGCTGCAGCAACCGGCATGGCTCAATTTCTTCGAGAATCCCAAGACCGTGCAGTTTGCCCATCGCTGCGGTGGCTATGTGCTGCTGTTGATCGCGCTGGCGCACTATCTCGTCGAGTGGCGGGGTGCGGTGTCTCGTGGGCTGGACCTGGAGCTGTCGCAGCACGCCCGTGGCGCGCTGCTGATCCTGATCGCGATTCTGCTGCAGGCGGTGCTCGGCATCATCACGCTGGTCACGCAGATGCCGCTCGGCCTGGCGCTTGCACACCAGGCCGGTGCGATCATCGTTCTTATCCTCGTCACCGGCCATTTGCGCGGCTATCGCCCGCCTATGATCGAGGTCGACTAA
- a CDS encoding glutathione S-transferase family protein → MVSRIEFYTNPQSRGRMARWMLEEVGADYETHILTYNGTMKEPAYLAINPMGKVPTIVHDGKVITECAAICAYLADAFPDAGLAPPPAERAAYYRWLFFGAGPLEASVSNRALGLAVPPERERSIGYGNFAHVMKTLDRHLSESSYIAGEAFTAADVYVGSQILWGVQFGTVEDRPSFRAYADRLSPRPAFIRANELDDDAAASGVSA, encoded by the coding sequence ATCGTGAGCAGGATAGAGTTTTATACCAACCCGCAATCGCGCGGACGGATGGCACGCTGGATGCTGGAGGAAGTGGGGGCGGACTACGAGACCCACATCCTCACCTATAACGGCACGATGAAGGAACCGGCCTATCTGGCGATTAATCCCATGGGCAAGGTGCCGACCATCGTCCACGACGGCAAAGTCATCACCGAATGCGCGGCGATCTGCGCCTATCTCGCCGATGCGTTTCCAGACGCCGGGCTCGCGCCGCCGCCGGCGGAGCGCGCCGCCTATTATCGCTGGCTCTTCTTCGGCGCCGGCCCTCTGGAGGCCTCGGTCAGCAACCGTGCGCTCGGCCTCGCCGTGCCTCCGGAGCGGGAGCGGTCCATCGGCTACGGCAATTTCGCTCATGTCATGAAGACACTCGACAGGCACCTGTCGGAAAGCTCCTACATTGCCGGCGAAGCCTTTACCGCCGCCGACGTCTATGTCGGCTCGCAGATCCTGTGGGGCGTGCAGTTCGGGACGGTGGAGGACCGACCGTCATTCCGCGCCTATGCCGACCGGCTGAGCCCTCGCCCTGCCTTTATCCGCGCCAACGAGCTGGATGATGACGCAGCCGCATCGGGCGTGAGCGCGTAG
- a CDS encoding AGE family epimerase/isomerase, with protein MKPKINTLVAPPRWIKRPYHREWLWQQANNLFDYFQYRSINPAGGFYEFDKDGNPLGGDNPVRGIHTTARMIHCMAIGHLLGRPGCDDLMDHGMNYLWEHHRDKEKGGYFWQVDNNGPLGEPTKQAYGHAFVLLAASSAKFAGHPLADQMIADVTDVIDKYFWEEEYGTVAEEFETDWTPVPGYRGQNCNMHMTEALMEAYEVTGNPEYLSKAKRIAEMIIKKHATECGYRVAEHFTEDWKVDYNYSGNEMFRPSGTTPGHWLEWTRLLLQLHTLTGRSHSWMPKAAHELFISAFKLGWDYEKRGFFYTLDWNNQPKNRSKLWWPHAEGIGATHFLTAHFGQDMHMYAYRKQWSFIANHLLDHEKGGWHEELSEDLVPQTTLFAGKGDIYHALQACLIPLYPAVGSLPEMVFRDVKH; from the coding sequence ATGAAGCCGAAGATCAACACACTCGTCGCGCCGCCGCGCTGGATCAAGCGTCCATACCACCGTGAATGGCTGTGGCAGCAGGCCAACAACCTTTTCGATTACTTCCAGTACCGCTCGATCAATCCCGCTGGCGGCTTTTATGAATTCGACAAGGACGGCAATCCGCTCGGCGGCGACAACCCGGTGCGCGGCATCCACACCACGGCACGCATGATCCACTGCATGGCGATCGGCCACCTTCTCGGCCGGCCGGGTTGCGACGATCTCATGGATCACGGCATGAACTATCTGTGGGAGCACCACCGCGACAAAGAGAAAGGCGGCTACTTCTGGCAGGTCGACAATAACGGCCCGCTCGGCGAGCCGACCAAGCAGGCCTATGGACACGCCTTCGTGCTGCTTGCAGCCTCCTCCGCCAAGTTTGCGGGCCATCCGCTCGCCGACCAGATGATTGCGGACGTCACTGACGTCATCGACAAGTACTTCTGGGAGGAAGAGTACGGGACCGTCGCCGAAGAATTCGAGACCGACTGGACGCCGGTGCCCGGCTATCGCGGCCAGAACTGCAACATGCACATGACCGAAGCGCTGATGGAGGCCTACGAGGTTACGGGCAACCCAGAATACCTGAGCAAGGCCAAGCGTATCGCCGAGATGATCATCAAGAAGCACGCGACGGAATGCGGCTATCGCGTTGCAGAACATTTCACCGAGGACTGGAAGGTCGACTACAATTATTCCGGCAACGAGATGTTCCGCCCCTCCGGCACCACGCCCGGCCACTGGCTCGAATGGACCCGCCTGCTTCTCCAGCTGCACACACTGACCGGCCGTTCGCACTCCTGGATGCCCAAGGCAGCGCATGAGCTGTTCATCTCGGCCTTCAAGCTTGGTTGGGATTATGAGAAGCGCGGCTTCTTCTATACGCTCGATTGGAACAACCAACCGAAGAACCGCTCCAAGCTCTGGTGGCCGCACGCCGAAGGCATCGGCGCCACCCACTTCCTCACCGCCCATTTCGGTCAGGACATGCACATGTATGCCTATCGCAAGCAGTGGAGCTTCATCGCCAACCACCTGCTCGACCACGAAAAGGGCGGCTGGCACGAGGAGCTTTCTGAAGACCTGGTACCGCAGACGACGCTGTTTGCCGGAAAGGGCGACATCTACCACGCCCTCCAGGCCTGCCTCATCCCGCTCTATCCGGCCGTCGGCAGCCTTCCGGAAATGGTGTTCCGCGACGTGAAGCACTGA